CGGCCGCCGGCCCGGCCGTGTCCGTGTGGGTGTGTGCGGTGCCTTCACTAGCTTGCTTGGTTGCTTGGAGCGGGAGCGGTTTCAGAAGGAGAAGGGGGAGGAGGCGAGCTCGCCGACGgcgtcgccggcgccggcgctggagGGGTCGGGGAGGAGGAGGGCGCGGCAGAGCGGGCAGGTGGCCTGGCCCTTGTCGACCCACTTGTCGATGCAGGCCTTGTGGAAGGCGTGCGCGCAGTTGCCGAGCTCCCGGACGCGGTGCCGCGCCTCGAGCGCGCCCAGGCACACCGCGCACACGGCCGGGACCGGggccggcggcgacgcggatgCGCGGCGGGACCTGAGGAGGTCGGCGTACCGGACGGCGGGGAGCCGGGCCTTGATGGCGGCCGGCGTGGGCGCCTCCTGCAGGGGCGCCGCCCCcgcctgcagcagcagcagggacgacgacgacggctgcAGCGCCCAGAGGtcggccggcgccggcggggcCGCGTAGTAGGCCGGGTGGTCGTCGGCGGCCGGCGACGCCGCGAGGCCCAGCGAGGACAGGCACAGCAGCACGGCGTGCCGGAGGAAGTCCAGCAGCTGCAGCACCAGGATCAGCGGCTGCGGCAGGATCACGCAGTAGCACACCGACGGGAACCCCATGGCCGGCAGCCGGGCGACGTGCGTGCGACCGTGCGTGGTGCAGCTGCCTGCCGCCTAGCTGCTTTtcctttcttctttcttttttcctaGACCagtagaagagagagagagagagagaaatggtAGAATgagctagagagagagagagagagaggagagataatgggggaggaggaggaggaagaagagggagggTGGTGTGGGGTCTATATATAAGAGAGAAGGACTCAACAAGGGTTTGTTTTGGGTGCACCTATGTTTAGAGGAGGGGAGGGCCC
This window of the Sorghum bicolor cultivar BTx623 chromosome 7, Sorghum_bicolor_NCBIv3, whole genome shotgun sequence genome carries:
- the LOC8076599 gene encoding putative RING-H2 finger protein ATL69, which produces MGFPSVCYCVILPQPLILVLQLLDFLRHAVLLCLSSLGLAASPAADDHPAYYAAPPAPADLWALQPSSSSLLLLQAGAAPLQEAPTPAAIKARLPAVRYADLLRSRRASASPPAPVPAVCAVCLGALEARHRVRELGNCAHAFHKACIDKWVDKGQATCPLCRALLLPDPSSAGAGDAVGELASSPFSF